From Pseudomonas sp. FP2335, the proteins below share one genomic window:
- a CDS encoding glutathione S-transferase — MSEVLLYSFRRCPYAMRARLALRYSGVAVRIVEVSLKAKPAEMLALSPKGTVPVLSVDDRVIEESLEIMQWALAQNDPQDWLLGGDPAVLALIAENDQVFKQHLNRYKYAERYPEQSMEHYRAEGEVFLHKLEGLLAERDYLLADHLTLADAALAPFVRQFAHVDRVWFAGTSYKRLQVWLQRFLDSPLFVAVMAKP, encoded by the coding sequence GTGAGCGAGGTGCTGCTGTACTCGTTCCGACGCTGCCCGTACGCGATGCGTGCGCGGTTGGCGTTGCGCTACTCAGGCGTGGCGGTGCGTATCGTCGAGGTCAGCCTGAAGGCCAAGCCAGCCGAGATGCTGGCGCTGTCGCCCAAGGGCACGGTGCCAGTGTTGAGCGTTGATGACCGCGTGATTGAAGAGAGCCTGGAAATCATGCAGTGGGCGCTGGCGCAGAACGATCCGCAGGATTGGCTGCTCGGCGGCGACCCGGCGGTGCTGGCGTTGATTGCCGAGAATGACCAGGTCTTCAAACAACACTTGAACCGCTACAAGTACGCCGAACGCTACCCGGAGCAGTCAATGGAGCACTATCGGGCCGAGGGCGAGGTGTTTTTGCACAAGCTGGAGGGGTTATTGGCCGAGCGGGATTACCTGCTGGCAGACCACCTGACCCTGGCGGATGCTGCACTGGCGCCGTTTGTGCGTCAGTTTGCCCATGTGGACCGAGTGTGGTTTGCCGGTACATCGTATAAACGGTTGCAGGTATGGCTACAGCGGTTTCTGGATTCACCGCTCTTTGTCGCAGTGATGGCAAAACCCTGA
- a CDS encoding SbcC/MukB-like Walker B domain-containing protein, which produces MKILAIRLKNLASLAGPFEIDFTAEPLASAGLFAITGPTGAGKSTLLDALCLALFGAVPRLGDTGQAKMPDADSDISIGDPRTLLRRGTGGGYAEVDFVGVSGRRYRARWEANRARDKASGKLQNSRQSLIDLDSEQLLASQKTEYKTQLELALGLNFEQFTRAVLLAQSEFSAFLKANDNERSELLEKLTDTALYTRLGRRAFDKAKEAKDAHKHLQDQATGVVPLAPEARAELDEQFIQAQQQLKVQQAQLKQLELQHTWLKELREWQQRQLDATEQLQRAQADWDNQGQQRQDLSRLEQLAPQRHQFTRQAELLGMLTPLAAQIQASNTQQTELLTRQAQAQQQQAAAQAALADAVKQQVDAGPLLQQAFAEQNTLAHLAKDLAKRNDDKQQQQSACTEGQNLLKALQEKQAAVTERLQRLAAGLERSAALAPLGDAWTVYRERLQQLMLIGNRLNKGQAELPQLEQRATAAAERFTQQREALDLLYQEAGAEPHAVAEQIQLLASLLQDNRKQQRAFEDLTRLWDSQQQLDQQSGALTQKLADAQQQREQLNQTGLQTKAELTVAEQTLTVTKQLLERQRLARSASVEELREQLQDDQPCPVCGSHEHPYHQPEALLQSLGRHDENEEATAQKAVDTLKEKLTELRGEVGGLIAQQKEFLQQQEQLAAQQSALAPSLDAHPLSALLFNQDAAKRSAWLAQQLSQLTQSISQDEQRQGALLNLQQNAGRLQQQLQAAQDASQQARQLLVDQQRELSSDRERLDEELNGFASLLPTETLEGLRSEPAATFMQLDQQVSQRLEQLGQQKDELAEQQERQHAIEKEQTHQQHRQQQLDALLQQLRDVTAQHQAAQHTLSTLLGEHPSAEHWQQQLEQAVTQSRQSEADANTQLHELHNALIQLAADLKAQQERQQALLTEQHTLDSRISEWRALHPELDDSGLARLLAFDEAQVSALRQQVQHSEKAVEQAKVLLQEREQRLAEHLALHNGNLDAEQLDSTLVALNQQLADGEKHLAELRARQSEDQRRQDANHSLALTTAKAYEEWQRWARLEALIGSANGDKFRKIAQAYNLDLLVHHANVQLRQLVRRYRLKRGGSMLGLLVLDTEMGDELRSVHSLSGGETFLVSLALALGLASMASSTLRIESLFIDEGFGSLDPESLQLAMDALDGLQAQGRKVAVISHVQEMHERIPVQIQVKRQGNGLSTLEVK; this is translated from the coding sequence GGGTTGTTTGCAATCACCGGCCCCACCGGCGCCGGTAAAAGCACCCTGCTCGACGCACTGTGCCTGGCGCTGTTCGGCGCAGTGCCCCGGCTGGGCGACACCGGCCAGGCCAAGATGCCCGATGCCGACAGCGACATCTCCATCGGCGATCCGCGCACCTTGCTGCGCCGTGGCACGGGTGGCGGCTATGCCGAGGTGGATTTTGTCGGCGTCAGTGGCCGTCGCTACCGTGCGCGCTGGGAAGCCAACCGCGCCCGCGACAAGGCCAGCGGCAAATTGCAGAACAGCCGCCAGAGCCTGATCGACCTGGACAGCGAACAACTGCTGGCCAGCCAGAAAACCGAATACAAGACCCAGTTGGAACTGGCCCTGGGCCTGAACTTCGAACAGTTCACCCGCGCCGTATTGCTGGCCCAGAGCGAATTCAGTGCGTTCCTCAAGGCCAACGACAACGAACGCAGCGAGCTGCTGGAGAAACTCACCGACACCGCGCTGTACACCCGCCTCGGCCGCCGTGCGTTCGACAAGGCCAAGGAGGCCAAGGACGCCCACAAACACTTGCAAGACCAGGCCACCGGCGTGGTGCCCCTGGCCCCTGAAGCCCGCGCCGAGCTGGACGAGCAGTTCATCCAGGCCCAGCAACAGCTCAAGGTCCAGCAGGCCCAGCTAAAGCAGCTGGAGTTGCAGCACACCTGGCTCAAGGAGCTGCGTGAATGGCAACAACGCCAACTCGACGCCACCGAACAGCTCCAGCGCGCGCAAGCGGACTGGGATAACCAGGGCCAACAACGCCAGGACCTGAGCCGCCTCGAACAATTGGCACCGCAGCGCCACCAGTTCACACGCCAAGCCGAGCTGCTCGGCATGCTGACGCCTTTGGCCGCGCAGATTCAGGCGTCCAACACCCAACAGACCGAGCTGCTTACCCGGCAGGCCCAGGCCCAGCAGCAACAAGCCGCCGCCCAGGCCGCATTGGCCGACGCGGTCAAACAGCAAGTCGACGCAGGGCCGCTGCTGCAACAGGCCTTCGCCGAACAGAACACCCTCGCTCACCTGGCCAAAGACCTGGCCAAACGCAACGACGACAAACAGCAACAGCAAAGCGCCTGCACCGAAGGCCAGAACCTGCTCAAAGCCTTGCAGGAAAAGCAGGCCGCCGTCACTGAGCGCCTGCAACGCCTCGCCGCCGGGCTGGAGCGCAGCGCCGCACTCGCGCCGCTGGGCGATGCCTGGACCGTTTACCGTGAGCGTCTGCAACAGTTGATGCTGATCGGCAATCGCCTGAACAAGGGCCAGGCCGAACTGCCGCAGTTGGAACAGCGCGCCACTGCCGCCGCCGAACGGTTCACCCAGCAACGCGAAGCCCTGGACCTGTTGTACCAAGAGGCCGGCGCCGAACCCCACGCCGTGGCCGAGCAAATCCAGCTGCTCGCCAGCCTGCTGCAAGACAATCGCAAGCAACAGCGTGCCTTCGAAGACCTCACGCGCCTGTGGGACAGCCAGCAGCAACTGGATCAACAGTCCGGCGCGCTGACACAAAAGCTTGCCGACGCCCAGCAGCAACGCGAACAGCTGAACCAGACCGGCCTGCAAACCAAGGCCGAGTTGACGGTAGCCGAGCAGACGCTGACGGTGACCAAACAGCTGCTGGAACGCCAACGCCTGGCGCGCAGTGCCAGCGTCGAGGAACTGCGCGAGCAGTTGCAGGACGATCAACCGTGCCCGGTGTGCGGCAGCCACGAACACCCGTATCACCAGCCCGAAGCGCTGCTGCAAAGTCTCGGTCGGCATGACGAGAATGAAGAGGCCACGGCGCAAAAAGCCGTCGACACCCTCAAGGAAAAACTCACCGAACTGCGGGGTGAAGTGGGCGGCCTGATCGCCCAGCAAAAAGAGTTCCTGCAACAGCAGGAACAACTCGCTGCGCAACAAAGCGCCCTGGCGCCCAGCCTGGACGCACACCCGCTGTCAGCCCTGCTGTTCAATCAGGACGCGGCCAAGCGCAGCGCATGGCTGGCCCAGCAGCTCAGCCAACTGACACAAAGCATCAGCCAGGACGAACAACGCCAAGGCGCCCTGCTCAACCTGCAACAAAATGCCGGGCGCTTGCAGCAACAACTGCAAGCCGCCCAGGACGCCAGCCAGCAAGCCCGCCAATTGCTGGTGGACCAGCAGCGCGAACTGTCCAGCGACCGCGAACGCCTCGACGAAGAACTCAATGGGTTCGCCAGCCTGTTGCCCACCGAGACACTGGAAGGCTTGCGCAGCGAACCGGCGGCGACCTTCATGCAGTTGGACCAGCAGGTCAGCCAGCGCCTTGAACAGTTGGGCCAGCAAAAAGATGAACTGGCCGAACAACAAGAACGCCAGCACGCCATCGAGAAAGAACAGACCCACCAGCAACATCGCCAGCAACAGCTCGACGCACTGCTGCAACAACTGCGCGACGTGACCGCACAGCATCAGGCCGCGCAGCACACGCTCAGCACCTTGTTGGGCGAGCATCCGAGCGCCGAACACTGGCAACAGCAGTTGGAACAGGCCGTGACCCAGTCACGCCAAAGCGAAGCCGACGCCAACACGCAACTGCACGAGTTGCACAACGCCTTGATCCAGTTGGCTGCCGACCTCAAGGCCCAGCAGGAACGCCAGCAGGCGCTGCTGACCGAACAGCACACGCTCGACAGCCGCATCAGCGAATGGCGCGCCCTGCATCCCGAGCTGGATGACAGCGGCCTCGCACGCCTGCTGGCCTTCGATGAGGCGCAGGTCAGTGCGCTGCGCCAGCAGGTGCAGCACAGTGAAAAAGCCGTCGAACAAGCCAAAGTGCTGCTGCAAGAGCGCGAGCAGCGCCTGGCCGAGCACCTGGCCTTGCACAACGGCAACCTTGATGCCGAGCAACTGGACAGCACCCTGGTGGCGCTCAACCAACAATTGGCCGACGGCGAAAAACACCTCGCCGAACTGCGTGCGCGCCAGTCCGAAGACCAGCGCCGCCAAGATGCCAATCACAGCCTCGCGCTCACCACAGCCAAAGCCTATGAAGAATGGCAGCGCTGGGCCCGTCTGGAAGCGTTGATCGGCTCGGCCAACGGCGACAAATTCCGCAAGATCGCCCAGGCCTACAACCTCGACCTGCTGGTGCACCACGCCAACGTGCAACTGCGCCAACTGGTGCGCCGCTACCGCCTCAAGCGCGGTGGCAGCATGCTCGGCCTGTTGGTACTGGACACCGAAATGGGCGATGAACTGCGCTCGGTGCATTCGCTGTCCGGTGGCGAGACGTTCCTGGTGTCGTTGGCGCTGGCGTTGGGCCTGGCATCGATGGCGTCGAGCACGTTGAGGATCGAATCGCTGTTTATCGACGAAGGTTTTGGCAGCCTCGACCCCGAATCCCTGCAATTGGCAATGGATGCGCTGGACGGCTTGCAAGCCCAGGGGCGTAAGGTGGCAGTGATCTCCCACGTGCAGGAAATGCACGAGCGCATCCCGGTGCAGATCCAGGTCAAGCGTCAGGGCAATGGCTTGAGCACCCTGGAGGTCAAGTGA